In a genomic window of Trichoderma atroviride chromosome 4, complete sequence:
- a CDS encoding uncharacterized protein (TransMembrane:11 (i313-334o346-366i517-539o559-586i1008-1026o1038-1057i1078-1100o1112-1132i1153-1180o1186-1209i1326-1346o)) codes for MADSNKPEPSPGPPTRRRAPTITIDTTAVNPNSSVVEITHDFNGQQPPQPSYTVSPISPPDDAASPSTMIETPFGFSQERYPEARTETSFDISRESSRPTSPHNVSTPIGAHGFLNVPTNHKRSRQNSVDSEEASRSFVSGGETTVVASNSTTTDKYKTTPVNDKVMSDETALKPDAGTEADFEIENNPFAFSPGQLNKMFNPKNLAAFYHLGGLSGLERGLRTDRKAGLSTEENNLEGYVTFGEATSNKNDNKQATATMVAAGEPAARTTSHPSRASLGFQDRYRVFRDNRLPEKKGKSLLELMWITYNDKVLILLSIAAAISLAVGLYQTFGQAHQPGEPKVEWVEGVAIIVAIAIVVIVGSLNDYQKERQFAKLNKKKQDRNVKVVRSGTTMEVSVFDLMVGDVIYLEPGDMVPADGILIEGFDVKCDESQTTGESDIIRKRGADEVYEAIVNHENLKKMDPFIQSGARIMEGVGTYMATSTGIYSSYGKTLMALNDDPEMTPLQAKLNVIATYIAKLGGAAGLLLFIVLFIEFLVRLPHDDNSTPAQKGQMFLNIFIVTVTIIVVAVPEGLPLAVTLALAFATTRMLRDANLVRHLKACEVMGNATTICSDKTGTLTQNKMQVVAGTVGVNHEFSQSRIQDTENAEGDNKKPLPPSDFVNKLSAPVRELLLDSIALNSTAFEGEVEGEKTFIGSKTETALLLFARAHLGMGPVSELRENSTTLQLIPFDSGRKCMGIVVQQRDGAARLFIKGASEILLAKCDKVLQNPMADASVVPMAQGDVDAINQLIVSYAERSLRTISLCYRDFESWPPPSLRQGEGKGEIVFEDLFQKMTFGSMVGIQDPLREGVTEAVQLCQMAGVVVRMVTGDNKITAQAIAKECGILQADSLVMEGPDFRNLSKLQQNEIIPKLHVLARSSPEDKRILVKRLKELGETVAVTGDGTNDAPALKGADVGFSMGIAGTEVAKEASAIILMDDNFASIVKALKWGRAVNDAVKRFLQFQITVNITAVILTFVSAVSSASEKSVLTAVQLLWVNLIMDTLAALALATDPPQDSVLDRKPEPKGSSIISPTMWKMIIGQAVYQLAITFLLYFGGSNVVQPIVGGEVTTADIETLVFNTFVWMQIFNQWNNRRLDNKFNIFEGLTRNWFFIAISTLMMGGQILIIFVGGAAFSIASKDQSGGMWGIALVLGFLSIPIGVLIRLIPDSFVIKLIPEFLRRRAKQVPGLTISDEEMDMYPEPLVDVRDELNFLRRMKGGRLNNLKFAIQHPKEMITRSRSPSHSRSNSVLTTDTPGREDSFPSRVATPVSRQRSRSARSRSNSALGAPTVMAGIVAAGVAAGWSPIGRPSAEDREAMMQHYQHQLNQQARTEESPEQGSRKPAEGQNSEAQK; via the exons ATGGCCGACTCCAACAAGCCTGAGCCCTCTCCAGGGCCTCCAACGAGGCGGAGGGC GCCGACGATAACAATAGACACGACTGCCGTCAACCCCAATAGCAGCGTTGTAGAGATTACACACGACTTCAACGGCCAACAACCACCCCAACCTAGCTACACCGTCTCTCCCATCTCCCCCCCAGACGACGCCGCCAGCCCCTCTACAATGATAGAGACgccttttggcttttctcaAGAGAGGTACCCCGAAGCACGGACGGAGACATCCTTCGATATCAGCAGAGAAAGCAGCCGGCCAACGAGCCCTCATAATGTGTCGACCCCTATTGGCGCGCACGGATTCTTAAATGTACCGACGAACCACAAAAGATCGCGGCAGAACTCGGTTGATTCCGAAGAGGCAAGCCGCTCGTTTGTTTCAGGAGGAGAAACGACCGTGGTTGCCTCCAACTCAACGACGACGGACAAGTACAAGACGACGCCGGTAAATGATAAAGTCATGAGCGACGAGACAGCACTGAAACCCGACGCGGGGACCGAGGCCGACTTCGAGATTGAGAACAATCCGTTTGCCTTTTCACCAGGCCAACTCAACAAGATGTTCAACCCCAAGAACCTCGCGGCCTTCTATCACCTGGGAGGTTTGAGCGGCTTGGAGCGCGGCCTGCGAACGGATCGCAAAGCTGGTTTGAGCACTGAGGAAAACAATCTGGAAGGATACGTCACATTTGGAGAGGCTACGTCAAACAAGAATGATAATAAGCAGGCTACCGCGACCATGGTGGCAGCTGGGGAACCGGCAGCTCGCACAACATCACATCCAAGTCGAGCATCACTGGGATTTCAAGATCGATACCGAGTTTTTCGAGACAATCGGCTgccggagaagaagggcaagagcTTACTGGAGCTCATGTGGATCACTTACAATGATAAAGTGCTGATTCTGTTGTCGATTGCTGCGGCCATCAGTCTTGCCGTCGGTCTGTACCAAACCTTTGGCCAGGCCCACCAGCCGGGCGAACCCAAGGTCGAATGGGTCGAAGGCGTTGCCATTatcgttgccattgccatcgtGGTCATTGTGGGATCGCTAAACGATTATCAAAAGGAAAGACAGTTTGCAAAGctaaacaagaagaagcaagatcGAAATGTCAAGGTTGTACGCTCTGGAACGACTATGGAAGTATCCGTGTTCGACCTCATGGTTGGCGACGTCATCTATCTCGAGCCTGGAGACATGGTTCCCGCCGATGGTATCCTCATTGAAGGCTTTGACGTCAAATGCGATGAATCTCAGACGACTGGAGAATCAGACATTATACGCAAACGGGGCGCCGACGAAGTCTACGAAGCCATTGTGAATCATGAAAATCTCAAAAAGATGGATCCATTCATTCAGTCTGGAGCTCGGATTATGGAAGGTGTTGGCACTTATATGGCTACGTCAACTGGTATCTACTCTTCCTACGGAAAGACTCTCATGGCTCTCAACGACGACCCGGAAATGACTCCTCTTCAGGCGAAGCTCAACGTCATCGCCACGTACATTGCTAAGCTcggtggtgctgctggttTGCTTTTGTTTATTGTCCTGTTCATCGAGTTTCTGGTCCGCTTACCGCACGATGACAACTCTACTCCGGCACAAAAGGGACAGATGTTCCTCAACATCTTTATCGTGACAGTCACAATCATTGTCGTTGCTGTCCCGGAAGGCCTCCCACTCGCCGTTACTTTGGCTCTCGCTTTCGCTACAACTCGCATGTTGAGAGATGCCAACTTGGTTCGACATTTGAAAGCTTGTGAAGTCATGGGCAACGCGACGACAATTTGTTCTGACAAAACGGGAACGTTGACTCAGAATAAAATGCAGGTTGTAGCAGGAACGGTGGGAGTGAATCACGAGTTTAGCCAGTCTCGCATACAAGACACGGAGAACGCTGAAGGTGACAACAAGAAACCATTGCCCCCGTCAGATTTTGTCAATAAACTTAGCGCTCCGGTGAGAGAATTGCTCCTGGATTCTATTGCTTTGAACTCGACGGCTTTTGAAGGCGAGgttgaaggagaaaagacGTTCATTGGCTCCAAGACCGAGACAGCCCTTCTCCTGTTTGCTAGAGCTCATTTGGGCATGGGACCTGTCAGCGAGCTACGGGAAAACTCGACAACTCTACAACTGATTCCCTTTGATTCAGGTCGCAAGTGCATGGGAATTGTTGTCCAGCAACGCGATGGTGCCGCCAGATTATTCATCAAGGGCGCCTCGGAGATTCTGCTTGCCAAGTGTGACAAAGTTCTACAAAATCCAATGGCAGATGCCTCTGTGGTGCCGATGGCGCAGGGAGATGTCGATGCAATCAACCAGCTCATTGTATCTTATGCAGAGCGTTCATTACGAACCATCAGTCTGTGCTACAGAGACTTTGAGTCTTGGCCTCCGCCATCTTTGCGCCAGGGTGAAGGCAAAGGTGAAATCGTCTTTGAGGATTTATTCCAGAAAATGACGTTTGGCAGCATGGTGGGCATCCAGGATCCTCTGCGAGAGGGCGTTACCGAGGCTGTGCAGCTGTGCCAAATGGCCGGCGTCGTTGTTCGCATGGTTACCGGTGACAACAAGATTACTGCtcaggccattgccaaggAGTGTGGAATTTTACAGGCTGATAGCTTGGTTATGGAGGGTCCCGATTTCCGCAATCTCAGCAAACTCCAGCAAAATGAAATCATCCCCAAACTTCACGTCCTTGCGAGATCCAGCCCCGAAGACAAGCGCATTCTTGTAAAGAGACTCAAGGAATTGGGAGAGACCGTTGCCGTTACTGGTGACGGCACCAATGACGCTCCCGCTCTCAAGGGGGCCGACGTTGGATTTTCCATGGGTATCGCCGGTACCGAAGTTGCCAAGGAAGCGTCAGCCATCATCCTTATGGATGACAACTTTGCCAGCATTGTCAAGGCCCTGAAATGGGGTCGTGCTGTCAATGATGCTGTCAAGCGATTCTTGCAGTTCCAGATTACAGTCAATATCACCGCCGTCATCCTCACCTTTGTTTctgccgtctccagcgcGTCTGAGAAATCTGTCCTTACGGCTGTTCAGCTGCTTTGGGTCAACCTGATCATGGACACACTGgcagctctcgctctcgccaCGGATCCGCCGCAGGACAGCGTTTTGGACAGGAAGCCTGAGCCCAAAGgctcatccatcatctcaccAACCATGTGGAAAATGATTATCGGACAAGCGGTGTACCAATTGGCCATCACATTCCTGTTGTATTTTGGCGGCAGCAACGTGGTCCAGCCTATTGTTGGAGGCGAAGTTACCACAGCCGATATTGAGACTCTGGTCTTTAATACATTCGTCTGGATGCAAATCTTTAATCAATGGAA CAATCGACGCTTGGATAACAAATTCAACATCTTTGAAGGCCTGACACGCAACTGGTTCTTTATCGCCATCAGCACTCTCATGATGGGTGGCCAGATTCTGATCATCTTCGTGGGCGGCGCTGCTTTCTCGATTGCCAGCAAAGACCAGTCCGGAGGAATGTGGGGCATTGCCCTTGTACTCGGATTCCTCTCCATCCCAATCGGCGTTCTTATCCGTCTTATTCCAGACAGCTTTGTTATCAAACTGATTCCAGAATTCCTCAGGCGTCGAGCGAAACAGGTGCCCGGCTTGACCATATCTGACGAGGAGATGGACATGTACCCCGAGCCATTGGTCGACGTGCGCGACGAACTTAACTTCCTCAGGCGCATGAAGGGAGGGCGTCTGAACAACCTAAAGTTTGCGATCCAGCACCCCAAAGAAATGATTACGCGGTCAAGGAGCCCGTCTCATTCTCGGTCCAACTCTGTGTTGACGACCGATACGCCGGGCCGAGAGGATAGCTTCCCGTCGCGCGTCGCCACGCCGGTATCGCGGCAGCGTTCCCGGTCAGCCCGGTCACGCTCCAACTCTGCGCTTGGAGCACCAACAGTCATGGCCGGAATCGTGGCTGCCGGAGTAGCAGCAGGATGGTCACCGATTGGCCGACCGTCAGCTGAAGACAGAGAAGCCATGATGCAGCATTATCAGCATCAATTAAACCAACAGGCAAGAACAGAAGAAAGCCCGGAGCAGGGATCACGAAAGCCCGCAGAGGGCCAGAATAGCGAGGCGCAAAAATGA
- a CDS encoding uncharacterized protein (EggNog:ENOG41~antiSMASH:Cluster_4.3~TransMembrane:1 (o66-84i)), which yields MAILRHTVAPLRAVRCARKPLVSARSLSMTTRRQGGHGSESQFEPPTGWLWGVKPGEKPEPEGWEWPMYLFGAAFLVTGVALAFKPDTSVSTWALEEARRRLEAEGVLPDPSANEKKN from the exons ATGGCCATCCTCCGACATACCGTCGCCCCGCTGCGAGCGGTGCGATGCGCACGCAAGCCTCTCGTCTCCGCGCGAAGCCTCTCCATGACGACTCGACGACAAGGCGGCCACGGCAGCGAGTCACAATTTGAGCCCCCTACCGGATGGCTCTGGGGCGTCAAGCCCGGCGAGAAGCCCGAGCCCGAGGGCTGGGAGTGGCCCATGTACCTGTTCGGCGCCGCCTTTTTGGTCACCGGTGTTGCTCTGGCATTCAAGCCTGATACTTC CGTCTCTACCTGGGCTCTTGAGGAGGCACGAAGAAGATTAGAAGCCGAGGGTGTTCTTCCTGACCCTTCAGcaaacgagaagaagaactaA
- a CDS encoding uncharacterized protein (EggNog:ENOG41~antiSMASH:Cluster_4.3~SECRETED:SignalP(1-16)): MRFAVVLATLVGLAVATPKSPLFKRQCPTQPQDCCLQTANCQTCYYGTEPYECNCDCVKIGGCPCTEIDNDLNPPQCIGWSAGMNHDCT, from the exons ATGCGTTTCGCCGTGGTCCTCGCAACGCTGGTTGGACTGGCTGTCGCCACCCCAAAGTCACCGCTTTTCAAGAGACAGTGCCCTACCCAGCCCCAAGACTGCTGTCTCCAGACTGCCAACTGCCAGACTTGCTACTACGGAACCGAGCCCTACGAGTGCAATTGCGACTGCGTGAAGATTGGTGGCTGCCCCTGCACCGAAATCGACAACGACCTTAACCCGCCGCAATGCATTGGTTGGTCGGCCGGCATGAACCATGAC TGCACCTAG
- a CDS encoding uncharacterized protein (EggNog:ENOG41~antiSMASH:Cluster_4.3): MPIPARSNPPNRPEVPTLKRNGFQMCKEAFTVDDIKRVSGPRLLDLLHLDTIPSPADKMIAKLEATHLFSKAFFAAQLTYYGIPFKPSAKGSTLRALLRDEVCEGNCDTVPESVVELEAAMRRDYEPLYHKWESDFAAWSAEKERLDDEAFEKCKTPNERACFDVRRFLEHYYLTDGKPDPTKTPETLVLRTERRIGDLTWKTQDIPGLHIWNSTHNVMEPVTCFIGWDRDEIMRLGKEFSDRQREAEKARRRLKWEENMEAHKQYLARRQSKEGDADGEDEKSKTFDLSRLAGSYVIRCDAVLDGWDTEFTGDTLTMDVAPSSDDMLVAAYNLGIIRGTMTLCLSDDTLKEMFDPDEDEDEDSEASMSDEEDEDNEDKEDEDKEDDDKEDDGDGVDTEEPTNAKKRKASLKQEEDEDSSQQQPAKKRKTATQPTPSRRVYLRLEGYETGEGEELHVPDPGYIDFTSNDCIAFEGLMKTFTYVGSKVKFEGYKISDEPQREPDVYEYVFLGE; this comes from the exons ATGCCAATACCGGCACGATCTAATCCGCCAAACCGTCCCGAAGTGCCAACTCTCAAGcgcaatggcttccaaaTGTGCAAGGAAGCTTTCACCGTGGACGACATCAAGCGAGTCAGCGGCCCGCGTCTGCTGGACCTGCTTCATCTTGACACCATCCCGAGCCCAGCCGACAAGATGATTGCCAAACTAGAGGCGACTCATTTATTCAGTAAAGCTTTTTTTGCGGCTCAGTTGACGTACTATGGTATTCCCTTTAAGCCATCTGCCAAGGGTTCAACGCTGAGGGCTCTCCTTCGCGATGAGGTTTGTGAAGGCAAC TGTGATACCGTTCCTGAATCTGTAGTTGAGCTAGAAGCCGCCATGCGACGCGACTACGAGCCTCTGTATCACAAATGGGAGAGCGATTTCGCCGCATGGAGTGCCGAAAAGGAGCGGTTAGACGATGAGGCTTTTGAGAAGTGTAAAACGCCCAATGAACGAGCATGTTTTGATGTCCGTCGCTTTTTGGAACATTACTACTTGACAGACGGGAAGCCAGACCCGACCAAGACTCCAGAAACGCTGGTTTTACGCACTGAACGCAGAATAGGTGACCTTACATGGAAGACCCAGGATATCCCCGGTCTTCATATTTGGAACAGTACTCATAACGTCATGGAGCCTGTTACATGCTTCATAGGATGGGACCGTGACGAGATCATGCGATTAGGGAAAGAGTTTAGTGATCGTCAgcgcgaggctgagaaagcCCGGCGAAGATTAAAGTGGGAAGAAAACATGGAAGCCCACAAGCAATATCTCGCTCGCAGGCAGTCAAAGGAGGGAGATGCTGACGGAGAGGATGAGAAATCCAAAACATTTGATCTCAGCCGCTTAGCAGGCTCTTACGTTATTCGATGTGATGCGGTACTGGACGGATGGGACACTGAATTCACGGGAGATACGCTGACCATGGATGTTGCCCCGAGCTCCGATGATATGCTGGTTGCGGCTTATAATCTTGGCATCATCCGAGGAACCATGACGCTTTGTTTGTCCGACGATACGCTCAAAGAAATGTTCGATccggatgaggatgaggatgaagattcTGAAGCCTCCATgagcgacgaagaagatgaagacaatgAGGataaagaagatgaggataaagaagatgatgacaaagaagatgatggagatggtgttgATACAGAGGAACCCACCAACGCGAAAAAGCGCAAAGCCTCActgaagcaagaagaagatgaagattcgTCTCAGCAACAACCCGCGAAGAAGCGCAAAACTGCCACCCAGCCAACCCCGTCTCGCCGTGTCTACCTGCGTCTTGAAGGCTACGAAACcggcgagggcgaagagTTACATGTCCCTGATCCCGGCTACATCGATTTCACCAGTAATGACTGCATCGCATTTGAAGGACTGATGAAGACCTTTACTTATGTGGGGAGCAAGGTCAAGTTTGAAGGCTATAAAATCTCGGACGAGCCACAGAGGGAGCCAGACGTTTACGAATACGTGTTTTTGGGTGAGTAG
- a CDS encoding uncharacterized protein (EggNog:ENOG41~antiSMASH:Cluster_4.3), with amino-acid sequence MATLEQRNKAVVAKYFEEYWVKGNVSIVDELCSDDFVMSYPNHGPRHGKEGAKKMLTEFMEAFPDLTFRSYQTPLIAEGDYVAAQWVGGGTHTGRAFDDLVVGKLDKANTGKKIHFSGISIFTLKNGKIVREIAEEGGLTVLQQLGLVPQPNPGKEIVYDAEGNQVY; translated from the exons ATGGCTACTCTCGAGCAACGAAACAAGGCGGTTGTTGCCAAGTACTTTGAGGAATACTGGGTGAAGGGAAATGTCTCGATTGTGGACGAGCTCTGCTCTGATGACTTTGTCATGAGCTACCCTAATCACGGACCCCGTCACGGCAAAGAGGGCgcaaagaagatgctgaCCGAGTTTATGGAG GCTTTCCCTGATCTGACCTTTAGGTCTTACCAAACTCCATTGATTGCAGAGGGTGACTACGTCGCAGCCCAGTGggttggcggcggcacgCATACTGGCCGTGCATTTGACGATTTGGTCGTGGGAAAGCTTGACAAAGCCAATACTGGCAAGAAGATTCATTTCAGCGGAATTTCAATTTTTACACTCAAGAATGGCAAGATTGTTCGCGAGATTGCTGAGGAGGGCGGGTTGActgttctgcagcagcttgggcTTGTTCCCCAGCCTAACCCTGGCAAAGAGATTGTTTACGATGCGGAGGGAAACCAAGTCTACTAA
- a CDS encoding uncharacterized protein (antiSMASH:Cluster_4.3~TransMembrane:7 (o32-50i62-80o92-110i117-135o141-161i173-194o222-242i)): MADPVEPFWGPQTSYLNFCEEDYVVTRFIAEFVNTLSSFTFVIYGIYGLVTSPKEQRTGPRLISYTGLIGVGVCSAGYHMTMKYHTQMSDELSMHLLTTPIVYRLLTFKASPQRTKLVGTILLILFTTVMVTHMVMDEFLLHASAFGLSIYVIATRTLKVISQQVPDPAIKKTLQNISIFGMMSFVFGYFVWLIDDWACNILTDVRHTVGIPLAFLFELHGWWHVFTAIGGYVGVAIVDLIITGDVHKDPTDQLAWPVPFAARLMSSSQKSTKQS, encoded by the exons ATGGCTGATCCAGTAGAACCCTTTTGGGGGCCTCAGACATCATATCTCAA CTTTTGTGAGGAG GACTATGTTGTCACACGATTTATCGCTGAATTCGTGAATACTCTCAGCAGTTTTACTTTTG TCATCTACGGAATCTACGGCTTGGTCACATCTCCAAAGGAACAGCGAACGGGCCCTCGGTTGATCTCATACACTGGTCTCATCGGCGTAGGAGTATGTTCCGCTGGATACCACATGACGATGAAGTATCACACCCAGATGT CCGACGAGCTCTCCATGCATCTTTTGACAACGCCTATCGTCTACCGCCTTCTTACCTTCAAAGCCAGTCCGCAGCGCACTAAACTGGTGGGAACAATTCTCCTTATTCTCTTCACCACAGTCATGGTCACTCACATGGTGATGGATGAATTCCTGCTCCATGCATCCGCTTTTGGTCTAAGCATTTACGTCATCGCGACTCGTACCTTGAAGGTCATCTCTCAGCAAGTGCCTGATCCCGCAATCAAAAAGACTCTGCAAAATATCTCCATCTTCGGCATGA TGTCTTTCGTATTTGGCTATTTTGTCTGGCTAATCGACGACTGGGCATGTAACATTTTGACCGATGTGAGGCACACAGTTGGCATTCCTTTGGCCTTCCTTTTCGAATTACACGGATG GTGGCATGTTTTCACTGCTATTGGCGGCTATGTCGGTGTCGCAATCGTTGATTTGATCATCACGGGCGACGTTCACAAAGACCCTACCGATCAACTTGCCTGGCCCGTTCCTTTTGCTGCGAGACTCATGTCTAGTTCCCAAAAGTCGACAAAGCAATCGTAG
- a CDS encoding uncharacterized protein (EggNog:ENOG41~antiSMASH:Cluster_4.3~TransMembrane:10 (i138-156o168-186i198-217o229-249i261-282o343-367i379-399o405-425i432-449o503-524i)~SMCOG1106:major facilitator transporter) — MATVRIRQTGTEKEGVNESTLSLDQIPPLGAEKLEKRFWWQRTRAIDPYAIATQPSVFDDPETAEKYQPPDNWENVHRFDPLARWTWAEEDALIRKMDFRITAWACVMFMALEMDRTNLSQANSDNFLEDLNLTTNDYNLGNTVFLIAFLLAEVPSQLVSKWIGPDRWIPSQMVLWSIVAGAQFWLSGRSSFLACRALLGLLQGGFIPDIVLYLSYFYKHHELTLRLSWFWGMMTVAEILAALLAYGILHMRDVEGRSGWRWLFLIEGLMTLIVGILAFGLMPAGPCQTKGWFRGKNGWFSEREEIIIVNRVLREDPSKSSMHNREPITPRLLLKSLGDYDLWPLYIIGLLFQIPAAPVSRYLTLALRSIGFSTFQTNLLTIPSSVLNIITMFALSYLAEIRNEMVLTAMLGQVWCLPFLIWLEVGYTAESNKWVVFTIISLLLSYPYAHPIQVGLNSRNSNTVRSRTVSAATYNMFVQLGNIISSNLYRADDAPLYRRGNRYLLAITSVSITWYLFTKCYYVYRNKRRDTIWDAMTQEEKLHYLATTTDEGNKRLDFRFQH, encoded by the exons ATGGCTACAGTTCGCATAAGGCAGACTGGGACCGAAAAAGAGGGCGTAAATGAGTCTACACTCTCTCTGGATCAAATCCCTCCTTTGGGAGCGGAAAAACTAGAGAAGCGCTTTTGGTGGCAACGAACTCGGGCGATCGATCCGTACGCAATTGCGACTCAG CCCAGTGTCTTTGATGATCCCGAAACAGCAGAGAAGTACCAGCCTCCAGACAATTG GGAAAATGTTCATCGCTTCGATCCACTGGCGCGATGGACCTgggccgaagaagatgctttgATTCGAAAGATGGACTTTCGCATTACAGCCTGGGCTTGTGTCATGTTCATGGCTCTCGAAATGGATCGAACCAATCTCAGCCAGGCAAACTCTGACAACTTTCTTGAGGATCTGAATTTGACAACAAATG ACTACAACTTGGGAAATACCGTTTTCCTCATCGCATTTCTACTTGCCGAAGTTCCTTCTCAGCTGGTATCTAAATGGATAGGCCCCGATCGATGGATTCCCTCCCAGATGGTCTTGTGGAGTATAGTTGCTGGTGCCCAATTCTGGCTATCAGGTCGATCCTCATTTTTGGCTTGTCGAGCTTTATTAGGCCTTTTGCAAGGTGGATTTATTCCAGAT ATTGTCTTATATCTCTCGTACTTCTACAAACATCACGAATTGACTTTACGCCTAAGCTGGTTTTGGGGCATGATGACTGTAGCCGAGATCCTGGCCGCTTTACTAGCTTATGGCATCCTCCACATGAGAGACGTTGAAGGTCGATCAGGTTGGAGGTGGCTTTTCCTGATTGAG GGCCTCATGACTCTTATTGTGGGAATTCTAGCATTTGGTCTGATGCCCGCCGGCCCTTGCCAAACGAAGGGCTGGTTCCGTGGCAAAAACGGCTGGTTCTCGGAACGAGAAGAGATTATCATTGTCAACCGTGTCTTGCGAGAAGATCCTTCGAAGAGTTCGATGCACAACCGTGAACCAATTACACCGAGGTTGTTACTCAAGAGTTTGGGGGATTATGATCTTTG gccgTTATACATTATTGGACTCTTGTTCCAGATACCCGCTGCGCCTGTGAGCAGATATCTCACGCTGGCCCTCAGGAGTATCGGCTTCAGTACTTTCCAAACCAATCTCTTAACCATACCCTCTAGCGTGTTGAATA TCATCACTATGTTCGCTTTGAGCTACTTGGCCGAGATCCGGAACGAGATGGTCTTGACAGCCATGCTTGGTCAGGTCTGGTGTCTTCCATTCTTGATTTGGCTCGAAGTTGGCTACACAGCTGAAAGCAATAAATGGGTCGTGTTCACTATAATCAGTCTCTTACTGAGCTATCCCTACG CACACCCGATCCAAGTAGGCTTGAATAGCCGCAATTCCAATACTGTGCGATCACGAACCGTATCCGCTGCGACGTACAACATGTTCGTGCAGCTCGGCAACATCATATCGTCGAATCTCTATCGCGCCGATGACGCTCCACTTTACCGACGTGGCAACAGATACCTCCTCGCTATCACTTCGGTGAGCATTACCTGGTATCTGTTTACCAAATGCTACTACGTATACCGGAACAAGCGGAGGGATACGATATGGGATGCCATGACGCAAGAGGAGAAATTACACTACTTGGCAACAACAACTGATGAGGGTAATAAGAGATTAGATTTCCGTTTCCAACACTAG
- a CDS encoding uncharacterized protein (EggNog:ENOG41~antiSMASH:Cluster_4.3) — protein sequence MKSALAYMLALVGSSTKLEEPIGTPGLLLSDEYISLVANHSASFHPNFSKNTIQGVRANAALVTPDVDSFFSGVSGLGRVQFAQALAPPPGGLRAQFLDRLIIVEGDTAAILSASRITTNTSQLLIQTTLAETMIFDKDALLSRIVSIGESGLAVAQQTGEAKLPSVEPIALNPIANTSAGFTFKIKEKAAQFNINFNNKNSSANGLLATENVTVVSDGRNSTGRASLVNLFTRYNTSIPDLVQHDEFVLGQGNWAATEYIFQGTRNGTFTMLNGTEVKPNGVQYRARGMRFMRFNDAGLVDLFWQAADNDAFVNPVYLANPTLA from the coding sequence ATGAAATCTGCATTGGCTTATATGCTGGCCTTGGTAGGCTCAAGTACCAAGCTCGAAGAACCGATCGGAACGCCAGGACTTCTCCTTAGCGACGAATATATTAGTCTAGTTGCCAACCACTCTGCGTCATTTCACCCGAACTTTAGCAAAAACACCATCCAGGGAGTTCGAGCCAATGCAGCACTGGTCACACCAGACGTTGATAGCTTCTTTAGTGGGGTTTCTGGCCTTGGAAGAGTTCAGTTTGCCCAGGCGTTGGCTCCTCCTCCGGGAGGACTCAGAGCTCAGTTTCTCGATCGACTTATCATTGTGGAGGGAGACACTGCCGCAATTCTAAGCGCCAGCAGGATTACTACAAACACCTCGCAACTTCTTATTCAGACAACACTGGCCGAAACTATGATTTTCGATAAAGATGCTCTCTTGAGCCGGATTGTCAGTATAGGCGAATCTGGACTCGCAGTAGCGCAACAGACTGGCGAGGCTAAACTACCGTCCGTTGAGCCGATTGCACTGAATCCTATCGCGAATACATCTGCCGGATTCACTTTCAAAATTAAGGAGAAGGCCGCGCAGTTCAACATCAACTTCAATAATAAAAACTCATCAGCTAACGGACTCCTTGCCACGGAGAACGTCACTGTTGTATCTGATGGCCGCAACTCGACTGGTCGTGCATCTCTTGTCAACTTGTTCACTCGTTACAACACTTCGATCCCGGATCTCGTTCAGCACGATGAGTTCGTTCTCGGCCAAGGTAACTGGGCAGCTACCGAATACATATTCCAGGGAACGCGCAACGGCACGTTTACTATGCTTAACGGCACGGAAGTGAAGCCCAATGGCGTACAGTATCGCGCCCGAGGCATGCGATTTATGAGATTCAACGACGCTGGTTTGGTTGACCTGTTCTGGCAAGCAGCCGATAACGATGCCTTTGTCAACCCGGTATATTTGGCAAATCCAACTCTTGCCTAG